A genomic segment from Eremothecium gossypii ATCC 10895 chromosome III, complete sequence encodes:
- the UTP30 gene encoding Utp30p (Syntenic homolog of Saccharomyces cerevisiae YKR060W (UTP30)): protein MDAPIDAEGLASKALNALLKQCAADPALSRDAHVQLVINTKKPMGTKNDYVPRIIPLQHCRLQKPSSLRILLVVKDPSTPYRNALKADSATSELFADIISVKRLKTKYRGAKLSELFRQFDMVVADHRVQHLLPHILGSAFYRSNKKVPFVVQLSRQPQPSRSGAPDDVDPKYVRAQLRSICRNTWYLPTPDNCLTVRIGVVGVHRPEEMLHNIEDVVKFLCDKNQRPQGGAIRGGVKSLFVKTSNSVSLPIYKASEKPVEFEDQIRL from the coding sequence ATGGACGCCCCCATCGACGCAGAAGGCCTCGCATCCAAGGCGCTGAACGCGCTGCTTAAGCAGTGCGCAGCGGACCCGGCGCTTTCACGAGACGCGCACGTGCAGCTGGTGATCAATACCAAGAAGCCAATGGGCACCAAGAATGACTATGTCCCCAGGATCATCCCTCTGCAACATTGCAGACTACAGAAGCCTTCGAGCCTGCGAATACTCCTGGTCGTCAAGGACCCCAGCACGCCGTACCGCAATGCTCTGAAGGCGGATAGTGCCACTTCCGAACTCTTCGCCGATATCATCAGCGTCAAGAGACTGAAAACCAAATACCGCGGCGCCAAGCTCAGCGAGCTGTTCCGGCAGTTCGACATGGTGGTCGCCGACCACCGTGTCCAGCACCTGCTGCCGCACATACTGGGCTCTGCCTTCTACCGCTCGAACAAGAAGGTGCCGTTCGTGGTCCAGCTCTCGAGGCAGCCCCAGCCATCGCGCTCGGGCGCGCCGGACGACGTTGACCCGAAGTACGTGCGCGCCCAGCTGCGCAGCATCTGCCGGAACACATGGTACCTTCCCACTCCGGATAACTGTCTGACCGTCCGCATAGGTGTCGTGGGAGTCCACCGGCCAGAGGAAATGCTCCACAACATCGAGGACGTCGTCAAGTTCTTGTGCGACAAGAACCAGCGGCCCCAGGGCGGCGCCATCCGCGGAGGAGTCAAGTCCCTGTTTGTCAAGACGAGCAACAGCGTCAGCCTTCCGATCTACAAGGCTTCAGAGAAGCCGGTGGAGTTCGAAGATCAGATACGCCTATAG
- a CDS encoding ACR253Cp (Syntenic homolog of Saccharomyces cerevisiae YJL138C (TIF2) and YKR059W (TIF1)), with protein sequence MSDSITNPENSEIQTNYDKIVHKFDELKLKEVLLRGIYGYGFVDPSAIQQRAILPIIEGHDVLAQAQSGTGKTGTFSIAALQRIDESIKAPQALILAPTRELALQIQKVVMALALHMDVKVHACIGGTDPREDAEALRAGAQIVVGTPGRVFDMIERRNFKTDHIKMFILDEADEMLSSGFKEQIYKIFTMLPPTTQVVLLSATMPKEVLDVTDKFMNKPVRILVKKDALTLEGIQQYYINVESEEYKYDCLSDLYDSISVTQAVIFCNTRRKVEELTKRLTDDSFTVSAIYSDLPQAQRDTIMKEFRTGSSRILISTDLLARGIDVQQVSLVINYDLPNNKENYIHRIGRGGRFGRKGVAINLVTDRDVGDMRELERFYSTQIEELPANIADLFD encoded by the coding sequence ATGTCTGACAGTATTACCAATCCGGAGAACTCTGAAATCCAAACCAACTACGACAAGATCGTGCACAAGTTTGACGAGCTAAAGCTAAAGGAGGTGTTGTTGAGAGGTATCTACGGTTATGGTTTCGTTGACCCATCTGCCATCCAGCAGCGTGCGATCTTGCCTATCATTGAGGGCCACGACGTTTTGGCGCAGGCCCAGTCCGGTACCGGTAAGACTGGTACCTTCTCGATTGCTGCGTTGCAGAGAATCGACGAGAGCATCAAGGCCCCACAGGCGTTGATCCTAGCTCCTACCAGAGAGTTGGCGCTACAGATCCAGAAGGTTGTGATGGCGCTTGCGCTGCACATGGACGTTAAGGTCCACGCTTGTATCGGTGGTACGGACCCTCGTGAGGACGCCGAGGCCTTGAGAGCCGGTGCGCAGATTGTCGTCGGTACCCCCGGCCGTGTGTTCGACATGATTGAGAGACGTAACTTCAAGACTGACCACATCAAGATGTTCATCCTGGACGAGGCCGACGAGATGTTGTCCTCCGGCTTCAAGGAGCAAATTTACAAGATTTTCACCATGTTGCCACCAACCACCCAGGTCGTGCTATTGTCTGCCACCATGCCAAAGGAGGTGTTGGACGTGACCGACAAGTTCATGAACAAGCCCGTCAGAATCTTGGTCAAGAAGGATGCCTTGACCTTGGAGGGTATCCAGCAGTACTATATTAACGTCGAGAGCGAAGAGTACAAGTACGACTGTTTGTCCGACCTGTACGACTCCATTTCGGTTACTCAGGCCGTCATTTTCTGCAACACCAGAAGAAAGGTCGAGGAGCTAACCAAGAGATTGACCGACGACAGCTTCACTGTCTCCGCCATCTACTCCGACTTGCCTCAGGCCCAGAGAGACACAATCATGAAGGAGTTTAGAACCGGTTCTTCCAGAATCTTGATCTCCACCGACTTGTTGGCTAGAGGTATCGACGTCCAACAGGTGTCCTTGGTCATCAACTACGACCTGCCAAACAACAAGGAGAACTACATCCACAGAATCGGTAGAGGTGGTCGTTTCGGTAGAAAGGGTGTTGCCATCAACTTGGTTACCGACAGAGACGTTGGTGACATGAGAGAGCTAGAGAGATTCTACTCCACTCAGATCGAGGAGCTGCCAGCCAACATTGCTGACTTGTTCGACTGA
- a CDS encoding ACR254Cp (Syntenic homolog of Saccharomyces cerevisiae YJL137C (GLG2) and YKR058W (GLG1)): MLVGIATLLYSADYLPGAFTLAFRVRELLVESREHRLVLLATPEVLDNVSEDVLRALHELYDEVIRLAGDESASKTALARHRTNLAALGRPELADTFHKLQLWKLTQFRKVLYLDCDAFPLHSGFLEAVDQVPDQAPRQLAAVPDCGWPDLFNSGVMVLVPSLAVHGELAAHVETALSIDGADQGLLNLFFNRACHRGTLPNEWRTLPFLYNVTVPNAGYQATPALDYFRRRIAVVHFIGHEKPWISRGVSDSFRELWWQTYNRFLARHFSCPAFSTGNASEGPDVSAPQADGTQSWAPAPESRQAARAFAARPAAPAHDPYSSAPVCESHAGTPVYESHAGAPAFESHSGAPAFESHSGAPAYESHAGAPAAEQQPQAYSQSWAPLPSPQPPAPAPKTHLWTPMQEPQLAVPSCPEPLPSAPCAWDGTKEPPSKDAPPEAYKLALVGTYSWSTASPTLVPEDALLAESASLGSPFHSCKSTDKLPLCNPSPGPPRPAPAAAPRPPGIHLPAPAAPARPRPVRSSLQPAPELLRPEPPAVAPAAASSSAAPAPPAAPAADPAPTEAPRASPAPAAAAAPPLFPWERYKPKSTRVFPE; the protein is encoded by the coding sequence ATGTTGGTAGGCATTGCAACACTGCTCTACTCGGCGGACTACCTGCCAGGAGCGTTCACGCTGGCGTTTCGCGTGCGTGAGCTCTTGGTTGAGTCACGCGAGCACCGCCTTGTACTTCTGGCCACACCGGAGGTACTTGACAACGTCTCCGAAGACGTACTGCGCGCCCTACACGAACTTTATGACGAGGTTATCCGCCTAGCGGGGGATGAATCGGCCAGCAAGACAGCTCTTGCACGCCACCGCACCAATCTAGCGGCATTGGGCCGCCCGGAGCTTGCGGACACGTTCCACAAGTTGCAGCTATGGAAGCTCACGCAATTCCGCAAGGTGCTCTACCTGGACTGCGACGCGTTCCCACTGCACTCAGGGTTTCTCGAAGCCGTAGACCAGGTGCCGGACCAGGCGCCTCGCCAGCTTGCCGCTGTACCCGACTGCGGCTGGCCCGACCTGTTCAATAGCGGCGTCATGGTACTAGTGCCCAGCCTTGCGGTGCACGGCGAGCTTGCTGCCCACGTCGAAACCGCACTTTCGATCGACGGCGCAGATCAGGGTCTGCTAAACCTGTTTTTTAACCGCGCCTGCCATCGTGGCACCCTGCCCAACGAGTGGCGCACGCTCCCGTTCCTGTACAACGTCACCGTGCCGAACGCGGGCTACCAGGCCACGCCCGCGCTGGACTACTTCCGCCGGCGGATCGCCGTGGTCCACTTTATAGGCCACGAGAAGCCATGGATCTCGCGTGGCGTCTCAGACAGCTTCCGCGAGCTCTGGTGGCAAACCTACAATCGTTTCCTGGCACGCCATTTCTCATGTCCCGCATTCTCCACAGGCAATGCAAGCGAGGGCCCCGATGTGTCTGCTCCGCAAGCCGATGGCACGCAGTCCTGGGCGCCCGCCCCGGAGTCGCGCCAAGCGGCGCGTGCCTTCGCAGCGCGCCCCGCTGCGCCCGCCCACGATCCCTACTCTTCCGCGCCGGTCTGCGAGTCGCATGCAGGGACACCGGTCTATGAATCGCATGCAGGAGCACCGGCATTTGAGTCGCATTCCGGGGCACCGGCATTTGAGTCGCATTCTGGGGCGCCAGCCTATGAGTCGCATGCGGGGGCGCCAGCCGCCGAGCAACAGCCCCAGGCCTATTCCCAGTCTTGGGCGCCGCTACCCAGCCCGCAGCCCCCCGCGCCGGCCCCCAAAACGCATCTCTGGACGCCGATGCAGGAGCCGCAACTCGCCGTGCCGAGCTGCCCCGAACCATTGCCCTCGGCGCCATGTGCCTGGGACGGGACCAAAGAGCCGCCCTCGAAGGACGCCCCGCCCGAGGCGTACAAGCTGGCACTCGTCGGTACCTACAGCTGGAGCACAGCCTCGCCGACCTTGGTCCCTGAGGATGCGCTGTTGGCGGAGTCCGCCAGCCTCGGTTCGCCATTCCACTCCTGCAAGTCCACTGACAAGCTACCGCTCTGCAATCCGAGCCCCGGCCCTCCGCGgcccgcgcctgccgccgcccccAGGCCCCCGGGAATCCACTTGccagcgccggcagcgcccGCACGCCCGCGCCCTGTCCGTTCTTCTCTGCAGCCTGCGCCTGAGCTCCTGCGTCCCGAGCCGCCCGCCGTGGCCCCCGCCGCTGCCAGCTCCAGTGCCGCACCggccccgcccgccgcaCCTGCGGCTGATCCCGCGCCAACCGAGGCTCCAAGAGCTAGTcccgcgcctgctgccgccgctgctccGCCATTGTTCCCCTGGGAGCGCTACAAACCCAAGTCAACCCGGGTTTTCCCGGAATGA
- a CDS encoding 40S ribosomal protein eS21 (Syntenic homolog of Saccharomyces cerevisiae YJL136C (RPS21B) and YKR057W (RPS21A); 1-intron): MENDKGQLVELYVPRKCSATNRIIKAKDHGSVQINIAQVDENGHAVPGEYITYALSGYVRARGEADDSMNRLAQKDGLLKNVWSYSR; the protein is encoded by the exons ATGGAAAACGACAAGGGTCAACTA GTTGAACTATACGTTCCAAGAAAGTGTTCTGCCACCAACAGAATCATCAAGGCTAAGGACCACGGTTCCGTGCAGATCAACATTGCCCAGGTCGACGAGAACGGCCACGCCGTCCCAGGTGAGTACATCACATACGCCCTATCCGGCTACGTCAGAGCCAGAGGTGAGGCCGACGACTCCATGAACAGGCTAGCTCAAAAGGACGGCTTGTTGAAGAACGTCTGGAGCTACTCCCGTTAA
- the TRM2 gene encoding tRNA (uracil(54)-C(5))-methyltransferase (Syntenic homolog of Saccharomyces cerevisiae YKR056W (TRM2)), producing MFIRRTVLKSIPPLQFHLLRRYTMATDPKLATFPAGSPANVGIDGAAAEMKRPGSPTDLKTQPKKKARKPKKYKAKPVDPTSPAGVLQFEIDELLREQGLSRVQVETDVTPILNDVRGGPMQQKYNRRLIDVHVLKLTSSGDGLAIVDSPEDSNKKQLVLVPFGLPGDVVTIQVHKTHPHYAEASLLEVQTSAEMRHDDLINCKYFGKCSGCQYQFLTYDQQLQLKQRTVSNAFKFFAPQLLAEGLLPTVGETVASPLQFAYRTKLTPHFDMPRKVKQLETRPPLGFGQKGRPTWRHSDAGGSAAILDIEDCPIGTEIIRRGMRNERARFEETFKNYKKGATILLREHTKVLNPAAPVEEQLDPGSCDPVSGQVSHLRVDADPPLLKLCTTNTRQIVTEYVDGCTFEFSAGEFFQNNSSILPVVTAYVRDNVRIPNSGPEDKHYLVDAYCGSGLFSITASKGVDRVIGVEVSADSVAFAERNAKTNGVTNCTFIVGKAEKIFASIDTPCDRTSVILDPPRKGCDDVFLKQLAEYNPARIVYISCNVHSQARDVQYFLKETPNGARYKVDSIRGFDFFPQTHHVEGVCVLSRD from the coding sequence ATGTTCATACGGAGGACAGTCCTAAAGAGTATTCCTCCGCTGCAATTCCATTTACTACGAAGATACACCATGGCTACGGATCCTAAACTGGCGACGTTCCCCGCAGGGAGCCCTGCCAACGTGGGCATCGACGGCGCAGCCGCAGAGATGAAGCGGCCCGGCAGTCCCACAGACCTCAAGACGCAGCCCAAAAAGAAGGCTCGGAAGCCCAAGAAGTACAAGGCCAAGCCCGTGGACCCCACTTCTCCTGCAGGCGTTCTACAATTTGAGATAGACGAGTTGCTGCGGGAGCAGGGCCTATCGCGGGTGCAGGTTGAGACGGACGTTACTCCAATCCTGAACGACGTCCGCGGCGGGCCGATGCAGCAGAAGTACAACCGGCGCCTGATTGACGTGCATGTGCTGAAGCTCACGTCGAGTGGCGACGGACTGGCTATCGTCGACAGCCCCGAGGATAGCAACAAGAAACAGCTAGTGCTGGTGCCATTTGGCCTGCCAGGCGACGTGGTCACCATCCAAGTGCACAAGACACACCCGCACTACGCCGAAGCGTCTCTGCTGGAGGTGCAGACCTCTGCTGAAATGCGCCACGACGACCTCATCAACTGCAAGTACTTCGGGAAGTGCTCCGGTTGCCAGTATCAGTTCCTGACGTATgaccagcagctgcagctcaAACAGCGAACCGTGTCAAATGCGTTCAAGTTCTTTGCTCCCCAGCTGCTGGCCGAGGGCCTGCTCCCCACCGTCGGCGAGACGGTCGCATCGCCGCTACAGTTCGCCTACAGGACCAAACTAACGCCGCACTTTGACATGCCGCGGAAGGTCAAGCAGCTCGAAACCCGCCCACCGCTGGGATTTGGCCAAAAGGGCCGGCCCACGTGGCGCCACTCcgacgccggcggcagcgccgcgaTCCTGGACATCGAGGACTGCCCGATTGGCACAGAGATCATCCGCCGCGGCATGCGCAATGAGCGCGCTCGATTCGAGGAGACCTTCAAAAACTACAAAAAGGGCGCCACGATCCTCCTGCGCGAACATACCAAGGTGCTCAACCCGGCAGCCCCTGTGGAGGAGCAGCTAGACCCGGGCTCCTGCGACCCAGTCTCGGGCCAGGTCTCCCATCTGCGTGTCGACGCCGACCCGCCGCTGCTCAAACTATGCACCACCAACACTCGCCAGATCGTCACCGAGTACGTCGACGGCTGTACTTTCGAGTTCAGCGCCGGCGAGTTCTTCCAGAACAACAGCTCTATCCTGCCTGTCGTGACAGCCTACGTCCGCGACAACGTCCGCATCCCTAACTCCGGGCCGGAGGACAAGCACTACCTTGTGGACGCCTACTGCGGCTCGGGCCTGTTCAGCATCACCGCGTCCAAGGGCGTCGACCGCGTCATCGGAGTTGAAGTCTCCGCCGATAGCGTCGCATTTGCAGAACGCAACGCAAAGACCAACGGAGTCACCAACTGCACCTTCATCGTCGGAAAGGCGGAGAAAATCTTCGCCTCGATAGACACCCCATGCGACAGAACCTCGGTCATCCTCGACCCTCCGCGCAAGGGCTGCGACGACGTCTTCCTGAAGCAGCTCGCCGAGTACAACCCCGCGCGCATTGTCTACATATCCTGCAACGTTCACTCGCAGGCCCGGGATGTTCAGTACTTCCTGAAGGAGACGCCTAACGGCGCACGGTACAAGGTCGACTCCATCCGCGGCTTTGACTTCTTCCCGCAGACTCATCACGTGGAGGGCGTCTGCGTGCTCTCCCGCGACTAG
- the RHO4 gene encoding Rho family GTPase RHO4 (Syntenic homolog of Saccharomyces cerevisiae YKR055W (RHO4)) codes for MSAGPLQAAPKKNYGALIGAGPAVGGAAFNRTLSEVASYERSRRDHATPDYRIKIVVVGDGATGKTSLLMSYTQGQFPEDYVPTIFENYVTNIEGPRGKVIELALWDTAGQEEYSRLRPLSYGDVDIVMVCYAADNRTSLTNAEELWFPEVRHFCPHAPMMLVGLKSDLYSLDALDRLVDPTDAELVARKMGAFVHLQCSAKTRQCLEDVFNTAIHTALYDELRAPPQRGVKGMFKKKQQRDPQAQSYKRVRKHRCVVL; via the coding sequence ATGAGCGCAGGGCCGTTGCAAGCTGCGCCAAAGAAGAATTACGGAGCACTGATAGGCGCGGGGCCGGCGGTGGGCGGGGCGGCATTCAACCGGACGCTGAGCGAGGTTGCGAGCTACGAGCGCAGCCGGCGCGACCACGCGACGCCGGACTACCGGATCAAGATCGTGGTGGTGGGGGACGGCGCGACGGGGAAGACGTCTCTGCTGATGTCGTACACACAGGGCCAGTTCCCAGAGGACTACGTGCCGACCATCTTCGAGAACTACGTGACGAACATTGAGGGCCCACGCGGGAAGGTGATCGAGCTGGCGCTGTGGGACACTGCTGGGCAGGAGGAGTACAGCCGGCTGCGGCCGCTGTCTTACGGGGACGTGGACATCGTGATGGTGTGCTACGCGGCAGACAACCGCACGTCGCTGACGAACGCGGAAGAGCTGTGGTTCCCGGAGGTGCGCCACTTCTGCCCGCACGCGCCGATGATGCTGGTGGGGCTCAAGAGCGACCTGTACTCGCTTGATGCGCTGGACCGGCTCGTGGACCCGACGGACGCGGAACTGGTGGCGCGCAAGATGGGCGCCTTCGTGCACCTGCAGTGCTCGGCCAAGACGCGACAGTGCCTGGAGGACGTGTTCAACACGGCGATACACACGGCGCTGTACGacgagctgcgcgcgccccCGCAGCGCGGGGTGAAGGGCATGttcaagaagaagcagcagcgggaCCCGCAGGCGCAGTCTTACAAGCGGGTGCGCAAGCACCGCTGTGTGGTCCTATAG